A genome region from Drosophila simulans strain w501 chromosome 2R, Prin_Dsim_3.1, whole genome shotgun sequence includes the following:
- the LOC6733221 gene encoding 7SK snRNA methylphosphate capping enzyme bin3 — translation MEKRLSDSPGDCRVTRSTMTPTLRLDQTSRQEPAPQQPDNGAAGAPGKSKSPTPLPGKSQAAQHHQFRAPQQQQGPKNRNKAWSKRQHKAGGKHNPSACVGASSGQAPSTGSSVIAATLLPTAASAHKADLENIQNIQNKNLTAGGGVNHHGNAGTAHHGGGGGAGAHHGAAGGHHHHHNTRLAQNAAAGGASGGGTMQMHKKMLRGHHHHVLCAGNNANHTCCLVTGCNGSSAGGAGVAGSGGSGAAAGGGGASCKEAQSCKDTSSLSGNSSIAGSAGAGNAVHYCCGRSKFFLPEKRLRKEVIVPPTKFLLGGNISDPLNLNSLQNENTSNASSSNNTPATTPRQSPITTPPKVEVIIPPNIHDPLHLLDPVDSMEYEKQLTSPMKRGGPGGGMLHHRQHHHRTRKNRKRRRFDSNNTSHAGDEGAVGSELTDEPPLLTATSSLAASPVAAPLNVGGSLLLSESAAPAPGETAETGHQQEQAHVHSPQSASTTTTAAEMPTPTPTGAAAATATAEHMEQSAPAPTATSSPQRRQQHVAAAAEELPTPEPSAAAEPPAEEMLLSCSATSASLAVASTLAERRASRDLRLDLSSTCYGVGGTGLSFGGSISASVGSSCGGGGRKRKISESSTSQKSKKFHRHDAMDKIVSPVVPQPGAWKRPPRILQPSGARKPNTRRSTSVSESELLSPVEELPPKQLPLIEVEIPRDDTPDLPDHGLGSPLSTTSAATSHTAGEQDSLAGVDISVGDAFGSGGVGNAPLTSSLMLEPAKIPPIKKLPKFRADGLKYRYGNFDRYVDFRQMNEFRDVRLQVFQRHVELFENKDILDIGCNVGHMTITVARHLAPKTIVGIDIDRELVARARRNLSIFVRIPKEEKLQEVKAEPTVDAKANIMAKDETSGAAHKKTRRGKRRRKVHQGIHHHHHHHHDLEQLQQQQKLNSLLVKPHEFFPISFPLTYGRIPHVLLSSKSPNVLGSKNQFPANVFFRHTNYVLKDESLMASDSQQYDLILCLSVTKWIHLNFGDNGLKMAFKRMFNQLRPGGKLILEAQNWASYKKKKNLTPEIYNNYKQIEFFPNKFHEYLLSSEVGFSHSYTLGVPRHMNKGFCRPIQLYAKGDYTPNHVRWSDAYYPQTPYEAYRGIYATLPVHRMGGGGSSAGGSNSGHAQMLHLSSSSRSQNYDTPHYAGSASGSASCRQTPMYQPTYNPLETDSYQPSYDMEYLNHMYVFASPLYQTVWSPPASLRKSSSHTPVFGSVRDAELDGDGSGGGGSGGGSYHRHVYPPNDDTCSPNANACNAFNSIRDADTDDSNQLPGGSRRHVYATNCGESSSSPQVNHHEAVAEFVDGLMDDEQKSSTGGGTGGAAYCDLSDA, via the exons ATGGAAAAGCGGCTTAGCGACAGTCCCGGAGATTGTCGCGTAACGAGATCCACCATGACGCCCACTCTGCGCCTGGATCAGACTTCCCGGCAAGAGCCTGCGCCCCAGCAGCCGGATAATGGCGCAGCTGGAGCGCCTGGAAAGTCTAAGTCCCCCACTCCATTGCCCGGAAAATCACAGGCCGCCCAGCACCACCAGTTCCGggcgccgcagcagcagcagggccCGAAAAACCGGAACAAGGCCTGGAGCAAGAGGCAACACAAGGCCGGCGGGAAGCACAACCCCAGTGCCTGCGTCGGCGCAAGCAGTGGCCAGGCCCCGTCTACTGGCTCCTCGGTCATAGCCGCGACCCTCCTTCCCACTGCGGCGTCAGCTCACAAGGCGGATCTCGAGAACATCCAGAAtatccaaaacaaaaatctgaCTGCCGGCGGTGGAGTCAACCATCATGGGAACGCCGGAACAGCGCATcacggcggtggcggtggtgccGGCGCCCATCATGGCGCAGCGGGTggccaccatcaccatcacaaCACGAGGCTGGCGCAAAACGCTGCCGCTGGTGGGGCCAGCGGAGGAGGAACCATGCAAATGCATAAGAAAATGTTAAG GGGTCACCATCACCACGTGCTGTGCGCCGGTAACAATGCTAACCACACGTGCTGCTTGGTCACGGGATGCAACGGCAGCTCTGCCGGCGGAGCGGGCGTGGCAGGAAGCGGTGGATCTGGCGCCGCAGCGGGAGGCGGCGGAGCGTCGTGCAAGGAAGCGCAGAGCTGCAAGGACACCAGCTCGCtgagcggcaacagcagcatcgcGGGCAGCGCGGGAGCGGGCAACGCAGTGCACTACTGCTGCGGCCGCTCCAAGTTCTTTTTGCCGGAGAAGCGGCTGCGCAAGGAGGTTATTGTACCGCCCACCAAGTTTCTGCTGGGCGGCAACATCTCCGATCCACTCAACCTTAATTCGCTGCAGAACGAGAACACCTCGAATGCCTCCTCCAGCAACAACACGCCAGCGACCACGCCCCGGCAGTCGCCCATCACTACGCCTCCGAAGGTGGAGGTGATCATACCGCCTAACATCCACGATCCGCTCCACCTGCTGGATCCCGTTGATTCCATGGAGTACGAGAAGCAGCTGACGTCGCCGATGAAGCGCGGTGGGCCAGGAGGCGGGATGCTCCACCACCGGCAGCACCACCATCGCACGCGAAAGAACCGAAAGCGACGGCGCTTTGACTCCAACAACACCTCGCATGCCGGCGATGAAGGAGCGGTCGGAAGCGAGCTGACCGACGAACCGCCGCTGCTTACAGCCACCTCTTCGCTGGCGGCGTCGCCGGTGGCAGCGCCCCTTAACGTAGGCGGCAGCTTGCTGCTGAGCGAATCCGCTGCCCCGGCCCCGGGCGAAACGGCGGAAACGGGAcatcagcaggagcaggcgcATGTGCACTCTCCGCAGTCGGCATCAACGACGACGACCGCCGCTGAGATGCCCACCCCGACGCCGACCGGTGCAGCGGCGGCGACTGCGACCGCGGAGCACATGGAGCAGTCTGCTCCAGCGCCGACTGCAACGTCGTCGCCACAGCGGCGACAGCAACATGTGGCCGCTGCAGCCGAGGAACTTCCCACTCCGGAGCCTTCCGCTGCCGCTGAGCCGCCGGCAGAGGAGATGCTCCTTAGCTGTTCGGCCACGTCGGCCTCACTGGCGGTGGCTTCGACGCTGGCAGAGCGAAGGGCCAGTCGAGACCTGCGTCTGGACTTGTCGAGCACGTGCTACGGCGTTGGCGGCACGGGTCTGAGCTTCGGCGGCAGCATCTCAGCCAGCGTCGGCAGTAGCTGCGGGGGCGGTGGGAGGAAGAGGAAAATCAGCGAGAGCAGCACTTCGCAAAAGAGCAAG AAATTTCATCGTCACGATGCCATGGACAAGATTGTCAGTCCAGTGGTTCCGCAGCCAGGTGCCTGGAAGCGACCGCCACGCATCCTTCAGCCCAGCGGAGCTAGGAAGCCCAACACCCGCCGCTCTACGTCCGTCAGCGAATCGGAGCTCCTTAGTCCCGTGGAAGAGCTGCCGCCAAAACAGCTTCCCCTCATCGAGG TGGAGATACCCCGTGATGACACGCCGGACTTGCCGGATCATGGGCTAGGCAGTCCGCTGAGCACTACTTCGGCGGCCACCTCGCACACGGCCGGCGAGCAGGATTCTCTGGCCGGTGTGGACATCAGCGTGGGAGATGCATTCGGGTCTGGGGGTGTGGGCAATGCACCGCTGACCAGTAGTCTTATGCTGGAACCAGCTAAGATTCCACCAATTAAAAAGCTGCCAAAGTTTCGGGCCGATGGATTAAAGTACCGGTACGGAAACTTCGACCGCTACGTGGACTTTCGGCAAATGAACGAGTTTAGAGACGTGCGCTTGCAGGTTTTCCAACGCCACGTGGAACTGTTCGAGAACAAGGACATTCTAGACATTGGCTGCAATGTTGGCCACATGACCATTACGGTGGCCAGACATCTGGCACCAAAAACAATTGTCGGTATTGACATTGACCGGGAGCTTGTTGCCCGAGCAAGGCGAAATCTGTCAATCTTTGTGCGCATTCCCAAGGAAGAAAAGCTGCAGGAGGTCAAAGCAGAGCCAACGGTTGATGCAAAAGCGAATATCATGGCGAAGGATGAGACATCTGGAGCAGCTCACAAGAAAACGAGACGGGGCAAGAGGAGACGCAAGGTGCATCAAGGAatacatcatcatcaccatcatcatcatgatttagaacagctgcaacagcaacagaagtTGAACTCGTTGCTTGTTAAGCCGCACGAATTCTTTCCCATTTCATTCCCTCTGACCTACGGACGTATTCCCCATGTTTTATTATCGAGCAAATCGCCCAACGTGCTCGGGAGCAAGAATCAGTTTCCGGCAAACGTCTTCTTCAGACACACCAACTACGTTCTCAAGGACGAGTCATTGATGGCCAGCGACTCCCAGCAATACGATCTCATACTGTGTCTCTCAGTTACTAAGTGGATCCATCTCAACTTTGGAGACAACGGCTTGAAGATGGCGTTTAAGCGCATGTTCAACCAACTGCGACCCGGTGGAAAACTTATACTTGAAGCTCAAAACTGGGCCAGCtacaagaagaaaaagaacCTAACG ccggaaatatataataactaCAAGCAGATCGAGTTCTTTCCGAACAAGTTTCACGAATACTTGCTTAGTTCGGAGGTAGGATTCAGTCACAGCTATACGCTTGGCGTGCCTCGTCACATGAACAAGGGCTTCTGCCGACCCATACAG CTGTATGCAAAGGGAGATTATACCCCGAATCATGTCCGTTGGAGCGATGCCTACTATCCCCAGACGCCATATGAAGCATATCGGGGCATTTACGCCACCCTGCCCGTTCACCGGATGGGCGGCGGTGGGAGCAGCGCGGGCGGTAGCAATAGTGGGCATGCTCAAATGCTGCACCTTAGCAGCTCCAGTCGGTCGCAGAACTATGATACGCCGCACTACGCAGGTAGCGCATCGGGATCGGCCAGCTGCAGGCAGACTCCAATGTACCAGCCCACCTACAACCCGTTGGAAACGGACTCATACCAGCCAAGCTACGACATGGAATATCTCAACCACATGTACGTGTTCGCCTCGCCGCTTTACCAGACCGTCTGGTCGCCTCCAGCCTCGCTGCGCAAGAGCAGCTCGCATACTCCGGTATTTGGAAGCGTGCGCGATGCAGAGCTGGACGGTGATGGCAGTGGTGGTGGGGGCAGTGGTGGCGGCAGCTACCACCGCCACGTCTATCCGCCAAACGACGACACTTGTTCGCCCAACGCAAACGCTTGTAATGCGTTTAACTCGATTCGGGACGCGGACACAGACGATTCTAACCAGCTGCCAGGGGG